Proteins from one Osmerus mordax isolate fOsmMor3 chromosome 21, fOsmMor3.pri, whole genome shotgun sequence genomic window:
- the LOC136964934 gene encoding testis-expressed protein 2-like isoform X1 — protein MTSRRSSSHADKAPPPAARPPAPAAPKLQVQRSLSRETVTIHFSALGKEEEAEEEELYGAAVSSFAPPPPVKEEPCVVTAQEASEDMFEGTGLESPVDVAIMPVSSSTVSPIPGPQASTSASPSFSTLPKDQKSTAPSISSSSTPTTSPSRSATVPFSEKPFNLVKSLYSDIEPSSSGASSSSVRHRQLMKTLVKSLSSDTNQDSSGASSSSTPYWLSDSRLNLQLFKQFTQSRAPAASVAGTGDSKTAPSSPLTSPDTRSFFKVLEVEARIEDTKRRLSEAIYEPMQLLNRIRGEDSGSSVYRPKVLSTSTSELSNLASLNNGLLESNNNSYCIKEEEGGEWDTESPTNGASGQADSASLPDAKNPKPASGSMSLALDKCSMSALARQEDEDYCILYSDDFEMCNDTEGVDALDRTDDTATGSRAKEPASGSTEPCSEDDWDEEESDANIPYYTLIFLTAMVYGFLVLPLPTYVGGMLLGVGLGFFLAIGVVWLAGPKPSGRGFRHPRHQGELWKTAQPDVREPSLFKGWMNEIVNYDPETYHATLTHSVFVRLEGSILRLSKPNRNIPRRATHNEPKPDVTYISQKIYDLTDSKIYLAPHSLARKRVWNKKYPVCIQLAKQDDFMSKAESDAADDRAATVISADRAEGAGDASRRPSATQEGGRGPSSRDLTLYLFGRTGREKEEWFQRMLLASKPKTDMKKAASVVGSKSALASHSRSSSRGSLDEALASLPRTRESASAAAGSAKLKTLLDYSNYMASLVPSQAGSSTDNTAAAASAAASPLTQSPQSSPGAGKKLPSIPVAVTAAKEEEPVAWVNAAVGRVIWDFLCEPYWADVVSKKIQMKLSKIRLPYFMNELTLTELDMGVATPKILGASKPSVDHQGLWFDLEISYSGSFLMTLETKMNLIRLGKEGEGLRVGELGKDGYRPRTYCLADSDEESSSAGSSDEEDGSEVTSDALGAEGYLGGHKPSKIMRFVDKIAKSKYFQKATETEFIKKKMEEVSNTPLLLTVEVQELRGTLAVNIPPPPTDRIWYGFRSPPHLELKARPKLGERVVTLAHVTDWIEKKLDQEFQKIFVMPNMDDVWLTIMHSAMDARSASGPLAPDPEPSEPAGGATGDP, from the exons ATGACCAGCCGGCGCTCCAGCAGCCATGCAGACaaagctcctcccccagccgcACGGCCCCCCGCCCCGGCTGCGCCCAAACTCCAGGTCCAGCGCTCGCTGTCCAGAGAGACCGTCACCATCCACTTCTCCGCCctggggaaggaagaggaggcggaggaggaggagctgtacGGAGCGGCCGTCTCCTCCTTTGCCCCACCTCCTCCCGTTAAGGAGGAACCCTGTGTTGTGACGGCCCAGGAGGCAAGCGAGGACATGTTCGAGGGAACGGGGTTGGAGTCCCCAGTGGACGTTGCCATCATGCCCGTGTCATCTTCCACTGTTTCTCCCATTCCCGGTCCTCAGGCTTCCACTTCTGCCTCCCCTAGTTTTTCTACTTTGCCCAAAGACCAGAAAAGCACAGCACCCTCCATTTCCTCCAGCTCTACCCCAACCACCTCCCCTTCCAGGTCTGCAACGGTCCCCTTCAGCGAGAAGCCCTTCAACCTGGTCAAGTCTCTGTATTCGGACATAGAGCCTTCTTCCTCtggagcctcctcctcctccgttcgCCATCGTCAACTGATGAAGACTTTGGTCAAGTCGCTGTCGTCCGACACCAATCAGGACTCCTCtggagcctcctcctcctcgacaCCCTATTGGCTCTCGGACTCGCGCCTCAACCTGCAGCTCTTCAAGCAGTTCACTCAGTCCCGTGCTCCCGCCGCGTCAGTCGCCGGCACGGGGGACTCCAAAACggctccctcctccccgctcaCCTCCCCAGACACCCGCTCCTTCTTCAAGGTCTTGGAAGTCGAGGCCCGCATCGAGGACACCAAACGCCGTCTCTCCGAGGCCATCTACGAACCAATGCAGCTCCTGAACCGGATCCGGGGCGAAGACAGCGGCAGCAGTGTTTACCGGCCCAAGGTTCTCTCCACCAGCACCTCGGAGCTCTCCAACCTGGCTTCCCTCAACAACGGCCTCTTGGAGAGCAACAATAACAGCTACTGCAtcaaagaggaggaagggggcgaGTGGGACACTGAGAGCCCCACCAACGGAGCCTCGGGCCAAGCCGACTCGGCAAGCCTACCCGACGCCAAAAACCCCAAGCCCGCCTCGGGCTCCATGTCTCTAGCCCTGGACAAGTGCTCCATGTCCGCCCTGGCCCGGCAGGAAGACGAGGACTACTGCATCCTCTACAGCGATGACTTTGAGATGTGCAATGACACGGAAGGCGTGGATGCCTTGGATCGGACGGACGACACCGCAACCGGTAGTCGGGCAAAAGAGCCCGCCAGTGGGAGCACGGAACCCTGCAGCGAAGACGACTGGGACGAAGAAGAATCGGACGCCAACATTCCATACTAcaccctcatcttcctcaccgCGATGGTCTACGGGTTCCTCGTGCTCCCTCTGCCCACCTACGTTGGGGGAATGCTGCTAGGAGTTGGCCTGGGGTTCTTTCTGGCCATTGGCGTGGTGTGGCTGGCTGGTCCGAAGCCCTCCGGCCGTGGTTTCAGACATCCCAGACACCAGGGGGAGCTGTGGAAAACGGCCCAGCCGGACGTCAGAGAGCCGAGCCTCTTCAAG GGCTGGATGAATGAGATTGTGAACTATGACCCCGAGACCTACCATGCCACCCTGACCCACTCTGTCTTCGTGAGACTGGAGGGCTCCATCCTGCGCCTGTCCAAGCCCAACCGGAACATTCCACGCCGCGCCACACACAACGAGCCTAAACCGGACGTTACCTACATCAGTCAGAAGATCTACGACCTGACCGACAgcaag ATCTACCTGGCTCCTCACAGCCTAGCCAGGAAGCGCGTCTGGAACAAGAAGTACCCCGTCTGCATCCAGCTGGCCAAGCAGGACGACTTCATGTCCAAAGCCGAGAGCGACGCCGCGGACGACCGCGCCGCGACCGTGATCTCCGCGGACCGGGCGGAGGGAGCCGGCGACGCGTCGAGACGGCCCTCTGCGACACAGGAGGGGGGGCGAGGACCCTCCAGCAGGGACCTGACCCTCTACCTGTTCGGTAggacggggagggagaaggaggagtggtTCCAGAGGATGCTGCTGGCGTCCAAGCCCAAGACTGACATGAAAAAAGCTGCTAGCGTGGTGGGGTCCAAGAGCG cCCTGGCCTCCCACAGCCGCAGCAGTAGCCGTGGCAGTCTGGACGaggccctggcctctctccccaggACCAGGGAGTCTGCTTCAGCCGCCGCTGGCAGTGCCAAGCTCAAGACCCTGCTGGACTACAGTAACTACATGGCCTCCCTCGTACCCTCCCAGGCTGGCAGCTCCACTGACAACACTGCTGCTGCCGCTAGTGCCGCTGCCAGTCCTCTCACCCAGAGCCCTCAGAGCAGCCCCGGGGCGGGCAAGAAG TTACCCAGCATCCCCGTGGCGGTGACGGCCgcgaaggaggaggagcctgttgCCTGGGTGAACGCGGCGGTGGGCCGGGTGATCTGGGACTTCCTGTGTGAGCCCTACTGGGCCGACGTGGTCTCCAAGAAGATCCAGATGAAGTTGAGCAAGATCCGG ctcccCTACTTCATGAACGAGCTGACTCTGACCGAGCTGGACATGGGCGTGGCCACCCCCAAGATCCTCGGAGCCTCCAAACCTTCGGTGGACCACCAGG GTCTGTGGTTCGACCTGGAGATCTCCTACAGCGGCTCCTTCCTCATGACCCTGGAGACCAAGATGAACCTGATCAGGCTgggcaaggagggagagggactgcGTGTCGGAGAGCTGGGCAAGGATGG GTACAGACCGCGGACCTACTGCCTGGCCGACAGCGACGAGGAGTCGTCCAGCGCGGGGTCGTCAGACGAGGAGGACGGCTCGGAGGTCACGTCCGACGCCCTCGGAGCCGAAGG ATACCTGGGGGGCCACAAGCCTAGCAAGATCATGCGTTTCGTGGACAAGATTGCCAAGTCCAAGTATTTCCAGAAGGCTACGGAGACGGAGTTCAtcaagaagaagatggaggaagTGTCCAACACGCCCCTGCTGCTCACCGTGGAGGTCCAGGAGCTCCGAGGGACGCTGGCCGTCAacatccccccgccccccactgaCAGGATATG GTATGGCTTCAGGAGTCCCCCCCACCTGGAGCTGAAGGCTCGGCCCaaactgggggagagagtagtcaCCCTGGCCCACGTCACCGACTGGATCGAGAAGAAACTGGACCAGGAATTCCAG AAAATCTTTGTAATGCCAAACATGGACGACGTGTGGCTGACCATCATGCACTCTGCCATGGATGCCCGCTCCGCCAGTGGCCCTCTGGCACCAGACCCGGAGCCCTCCgaaccagcagggggcgccacTGGAGACCCGTGA
- the ccdc40 gene encoding coiled-coil domain-containing protein 40 produces the protein MGDHGSTPIPPNPSLHLLVPDSEEELTRGEEEEEEEDEELIVLDPEHPLMKRFQNALKTHLNKQLERLNMELREKAALEKMEAGRREELGVDLYGVQQELGRLQACLEGRHDTNTHAVTQRRQAQEQLDGVRGQYSSTVCQVGKQRTHVSQLQAEVESLALRLFYTREVNSDLRSDIAAMKNASRKADAEKTQAEDQKYKQDLYVERLTKHMERLTEQISMYEVQTLAQSGETKAAKEALAEAQMEMDSLAMERKHLLQQWNSSLVGMRRRDEAFTAMQEALSHASHQVISLDTEIEGFKKSITGEEERNELLTSLLHRAQLDGATSRKLSSQSQAQQEALQAQYSIYTRTLQETEKTLARLTGERRGCEAELTSLRNQMEDDCAARVHLENRIVAKMQEQLTHDNAAKYSRRLTDKMAAHKRDSEAQMSRLENEVAGVTLEVSEVSLRLEGVARAQAALEEELERRNGLLSASEATIAKLVNVIERKQAAINVYNRKIEQIVASTGHEDMGPLEIRASTLSRELEEVWAEIKEQQQFWLWQQGELVSLAQERQTQSAALRHLQTQLTILLQRKVRTEGDIEQERREQVELERHMKMLEADMLKLNTLLSHNSQLRQALEQGNVLMETDFLHRLKEAERESVDTQMRLEKIKEEKERLLNSLIEAERQIMLWEKKTQLARETLSAVDSEVGQGDIRTMRAEIHRMEVRYGQLGKQQERLLRDMEAVVARRESIVMRSEGQARSDRKQPTHSDLHGMLQSLRRKILDTQKQAEQCDGVIRDLQESQAGLSSSLREKQLRLGEQHGASTVLTSDLHSLQDTKERNLARLVSLQGRAKHLEAVRGSRYSVLFAGGPEALEQGLQQQEERLHAVASILQRATQEFPQHQGPLRRLSLALAARLHAAPQPGSQS, from the exons ATGGGAGACCATGGGAGCACGCCGATTCCTCCTAACCCCTCACTGCACCTCCTCGTTCCTGACAGTGAGGAAGAGCTGAcacgtggggaggaggaggaagaggaggaagatgaagagctGATCGTCCTGGACCCAGAACAT CCCCTGATGAAAAGGTTCCAGAATGCTCTGAAGACCCACCTCAACAAGCAGCTGGAGAGACTCAACATGGAGCTAAGGGAGAAG GCAGCGTTGGAGAAGATGGAGGCCGGCCGCAGAGAGGAGCTGGGCGTGGATCTGTACGGTGTTCAGCAGGAGTTAGGCCGGCTCCAGGCCTGTCTGGAGGGCCGCCACGACACCAACACCCATGCGGTGACCCAGCGGAGGCAGGCCCAGGAGCAGCTGGACGGGGTGAGGGGCCAGTACAGCAGCACGGTGTGCCAGGTCGGCAAGCAGAGAACCCACG TGTCCCAGCTGCAGGCGGAGGTGGAGAGCCTGGCCCTGCGCCTGTTTTACACGCGCGAGGTCAACTCCGACCTGCGCTCGGACATCGCCGCCATGAAGAACGCCTCGCGCAAGGCCGACGCCGAGAAGACCCAGGCGGAGGACCAGAAGTACAAGCAGGACCTGTACGTGGAACGCCTCACCAAGCACATGGAGAGGCTGACGGAACAGATATCCATGTACGAGGTCCAGACCCTCGCCCAGTCTGGCGAGACAAAGGCGGCTAAGGAGGCTCTGGCTGAG gcCCAGATGGAGATGGACAGTCTTGCAATGGAGAGGAAGCACCTTCTGCAGCAGTGGAACAGCAGCCTGGTGGGCATGCGGAGACGAGATGAGGCCTTCACTGCCATGCAGGAGGCCCTCAG ccacGCAAGTCACCAGGTGATATCCCTGGACACGGAGATCGAGGGCTTCAAGAAGTCCATCACCGGCGAGGAGGAGCGCAACGAGCTGCTGACGTCGCTGCTCCACCGGGCCCAACTGGACGGCGCCACCTCCCGCAAGCTGAGCAGCCAGAGCCAGGCCCAGCAGGAGGCGCTGCAGGCGCAGTACAGCATCTACACGAGGACCCTCCAGGAGACGGAGAAAACGCTGGCCCGCCTCACCGGC gagcgCCGAGGGTGTGAGGCGGAGCTGACGTCCCTCAGGAATCAGATGGAGGACGACTGCGCGGCACGGGTGCATCTGGAGAACCGGATCGTGGCCAAGATGCAGGAGCAGCTAACCCACGACAACGCGGCCAAGTACTCCCGACGCCTGACCgacaagatggccgcccacAAGAGGGACAGC GAGGCCCAGATGTCTCGTCTGGAGAACGAGGTGGCGGGGGTGACGCTGGAGGTCAGCGAGGTGAGCCTGCGTCTCGAGGGCGTGGCCCGCGCCCAGGccgccctggaggaggagctggagcgcCGCAACGGCCTGCTGTCGGCCAGCGAGGCCACCATCGCCAAGCTCGTCAACGTCATCGAGCGCAAGCAGGCCGCCATCAACGTCTACAACCGGAAGATCGAGCAGATCGTGGCCAGCaccggg caCGAGGACATGGGCCCCCTGGAGATCCGCGCCAGCACGCTGagcagggagctggaggaggtgtgggcAGAGATCAAGGAGCAGCAGCAGTTCTGGCTGTGGCAGCAGGGGGAGCTGGTGAGCCTGGCCCAGGAGAGACAGACCCAGAGTGCCGCCCTGCGCCACCTGCAGACACAGCTCACCATCCTGCTGCAGAGGAAGGTCCGCACCGAGG GTGACATCGAGCAGGAGCGCAGGGAgcaggtggagctggagagacACATGAAGATGCTGGAAGCCGACATGCTGAAGCTGAACACCCTGCTAAGCCACAACAGCCAGCTCCGCCAGGCCCTGGAGCAGGGCAACGTCCTCATGGAGACAGACTTCCTGCACAGGCTCAAG gaggcagagagggagtctgTCGACACGCAGATGAGACTGGAGAAGatcaaggaggagaaggagagactccTCAACAGTCTGATAGAGGCCGA gcgcCAGATCATGCTGTGGGAAAAGAAGACCCAGCTGGCGAGAGAGACCCTGTCGGCGGTGGACTCCGAGGTGGGCCAGGGAGACATCCGCACCATGAGGGCTGAGATCCACCGCATGGAG gtgcgcTACGGGCAACTGGGGAAGCAGCAGGAGCGTCTGCTGAGGGACATGGAGGCGGTGGTGGCGAGGAGGGAGAGCATCGTGATGAGGAGCGAGGGCCAGGCTCGCAGCGACCGCAAGCAGCCCACGCACTCGGACCTCCACGGCATGCTGCAGAGCCTGCGCAGGAAGATCCTGGACACGCAgaag cAAGCGGAGCAGTGTGACGGGGTGATCCGTGACCTCCAGGAGAGCCAGGCTGGGCTGAGCAGCAGCCTGAGGGAGAAGCAGCTACGCCTGGGAGAGCAGCACGGGGCCAGCACCGTCCTGACCTCCGACCTCCACAGTCTGCAGGACACCAAGGAgagg AACCTGGCCCGCCTCGTATCCCTGCAGGGCCGGGCCAAGCACCTGGAGGCGGTGCGTGGGAGCCGCTACAGCGTCCTCTTCGCGGGGGGCCCGGAGGCCCTGGAGCAGGGcctgcagcagcaggaggagaggctccaCGCCGTGGCCTCCATCCTGCAGCGCGCCACCCAGGAGTTCCCCCAGCACCAGGGGCCGCTGCGACgcctctccctggccctggccGCCCGCCTGCACGCCGCACCGCAGCCGGGCAGCCAGTCAtga
- the LOC136964934 gene encoding testis-expressed protein 2-like isoform X2: MTSRRSSSHADKAPPPAARPPAPAAPKLQVQRSLSRETVTIHFSALGKEEEAEEEELYGAAVSSFAPPPPVKEEPCVVTAQEASEDMFEGTGLESPVDVAIMPVSSSTVSPIPGPQASTSASPSFSTLPKDQKSTAPSISSSSTPTTSPSRSATVPFSEKPFNLVKSLYSDIEPSSSGASSSSVRHRQLMKTLVKSLSSDTNQDSSGASSSSTPYWLSDSRLNLQLFKQFTQSRAPAASVAGTGDSKTAPSSPLTSPDTRSFFKVLEVEARIEDTKRRLSEAIYEPMQLLNRIRGEDSGSSVYRPKVLSTSTSELSNLASLNNGLLESNNNSYCIKEEEGGEWDTESPTNGASGQADSASLPDAKNPKPASGSMSLALDKCSMSALARQEDEDYCILYSDDFEMCNDTEGVDALDRTDDTATGSRAKEPASGSTEPCSEDDWDEEESDANIPYYTLIFLTAMVYGFLVLPLPTYVGGMLLGVGLGFFLAIGVVWLAGPKPSGRGFRHPRHQGELWKTAQPDVREPSLFKGWMNEIVNYDPETYHATLTHSVFVRLEGSILRLSKPNRNIPRRATHNEPKPDVTYISQKIYDLTDSKIYLAPHSLARKRVWNKKYPVCIQLAKQDDFMSKAESDAADDRAATVISADRAEGAGDASRRPSATQEGGRGPSSRDLTLYLFGRTGREKEEWFQRMLLASKPKTDMKKAASVVGSKSALASHSRSSSRGSLDEALASLPRTRESASAAAGSAKLKTLLDYSNYMASLVPSQAGSSTDNTAAAASAAASPLTQSPQSSPGAGKKLPSIPVAVTAAKEEEPVAWVNAAVGRVIWDFLCEPYWADVVSKKIQMKLSKIRLPYFMNELTLTELDMGVATPKILGASKPSVDHQGLWFDLEISYSGSFLMTLETKMNLIRLGKEGEGLRVGELGKDGDLLFPLGEARLMSY; this comes from the exons ATGACCAGCCGGCGCTCCAGCAGCCATGCAGACaaagctcctcccccagccgcACGGCCCCCCGCCCCGGCTGCGCCCAAACTCCAGGTCCAGCGCTCGCTGTCCAGAGAGACCGTCACCATCCACTTCTCCGCCctggggaaggaagaggaggcggaggaggaggagctgtacGGAGCGGCCGTCTCCTCCTTTGCCCCACCTCCTCCCGTTAAGGAGGAACCCTGTGTTGTGACGGCCCAGGAGGCAAGCGAGGACATGTTCGAGGGAACGGGGTTGGAGTCCCCAGTGGACGTTGCCATCATGCCCGTGTCATCTTCCACTGTTTCTCCCATTCCCGGTCCTCAGGCTTCCACTTCTGCCTCCCCTAGTTTTTCTACTTTGCCCAAAGACCAGAAAAGCACAGCACCCTCCATTTCCTCCAGCTCTACCCCAACCACCTCCCCTTCCAGGTCTGCAACGGTCCCCTTCAGCGAGAAGCCCTTCAACCTGGTCAAGTCTCTGTATTCGGACATAGAGCCTTCTTCCTCtggagcctcctcctcctccgttcgCCATCGTCAACTGATGAAGACTTTGGTCAAGTCGCTGTCGTCCGACACCAATCAGGACTCCTCtggagcctcctcctcctcgacaCCCTATTGGCTCTCGGACTCGCGCCTCAACCTGCAGCTCTTCAAGCAGTTCACTCAGTCCCGTGCTCCCGCCGCGTCAGTCGCCGGCACGGGGGACTCCAAAACggctccctcctccccgctcaCCTCCCCAGACACCCGCTCCTTCTTCAAGGTCTTGGAAGTCGAGGCCCGCATCGAGGACACCAAACGCCGTCTCTCCGAGGCCATCTACGAACCAATGCAGCTCCTGAACCGGATCCGGGGCGAAGACAGCGGCAGCAGTGTTTACCGGCCCAAGGTTCTCTCCACCAGCACCTCGGAGCTCTCCAACCTGGCTTCCCTCAACAACGGCCTCTTGGAGAGCAACAATAACAGCTACTGCAtcaaagaggaggaagggggcgaGTGGGACACTGAGAGCCCCACCAACGGAGCCTCGGGCCAAGCCGACTCGGCAAGCCTACCCGACGCCAAAAACCCCAAGCCCGCCTCGGGCTCCATGTCTCTAGCCCTGGACAAGTGCTCCATGTCCGCCCTGGCCCGGCAGGAAGACGAGGACTACTGCATCCTCTACAGCGATGACTTTGAGATGTGCAATGACACGGAAGGCGTGGATGCCTTGGATCGGACGGACGACACCGCAACCGGTAGTCGGGCAAAAGAGCCCGCCAGTGGGAGCACGGAACCCTGCAGCGAAGACGACTGGGACGAAGAAGAATCGGACGCCAACATTCCATACTAcaccctcatcttcctcaccgCGATGGTCTACGGGTTCCTCGTGCTCCCTCTGCCCACCTACGTTGGGGGAATGCTGCTAGGAGTTGGCCTGGGGTTCTTTCTGGCCATTGGCGTGGTGTGGCTGGCTGGTCCGAAGCCCTCCGGCCGTGGTTTCAGACATCCCAGACACCAGGGGGAGCTGTGGAAAACGGCCCAGCCGGACGTCAGAGAGCCGAGCCTCTTCAAG GGCTGGATGAATGAGATTGTGAACTATGACCCCGAGACCTACCATGCCACCCTGACCCACTCTGTCTTCGTGAGACTGGAGGGCTCCATCCTGCGCCTGTCCAAGCCCAACCGGAACATTCCACGCCGCGCCACACACAACGAGCCTAAACCGGACGTTACCTACATCAGTCAGAAGATCTACGACCTGACCGACAgcaag ATCTACCTGGCTCCTCACAGCCTAGCCAGGAAGCGCGTCTGGAACAAGAAGTACCCCGTCTGCATCCAGCTGGCCAAGCAGGACGACTTCATGTCCAAAGCCGAGAGCGACGCCGCGGACGACCGCGCCGCGACCGTGATCTCCGCGGACCGGGCGGAGGGAGCCGGCGACGCGTCGAGACGGCCCTCTGCGACACAGGAGGGGGGGCGAGGACCCTCCAGCAGGGACCTGACCCTCTACCTGTTCGGTAggacggggagggagaaggaggagtggtTCCAGAGGATGCTGCTGGCGTCCAAGCCCAAGACTGACATGAAAAAAGCTGCTAGCGTGGTGGGGTCCAAGAGCG cCCTGGCCTCCCACAGCCGCAGCAGTAGCCGTGGCAGTCTGGACGaggccctggcctctctccccaggACCAGGGAGTCTGCTTCAGCCGCCGCTGGCAGTGCCAAGCTCAAGACCCTGCTGGACTACAGTAACTACATGGCCTCCCTCGTACCCTCCCAGGCTGGCAGCTCCACTGACAACACTGCTGCTGCCGCTAGTGCCGCTGCCAGTCCTCTCACCCAGAGCCCTCAGAGCAGCCCCGGGGCGGGCAAGAAG TTACCCAGCATCCCCGTGGCGGTGACGGCCgcgaaggaggaggagcctgttgCCTGGGTGAACGCGGCGGTGGGCCGGGTGATCTGGGACTTCCTGTGTGAGCCCTACTGGGCCGACGTGGTCTCCAAGAAGATCCAGATGAAGTTGAGCAAGATCCGG ctcccCTACTTCATGAACGAGCTGACTCTGACCGAGCTGGACATGGGCGTGGCCACCCCCAAGATCCTCGGAGCCTCCAAACCTTCGGTGGACCACCAGG GTCTGTGGTTCGACCTGGAGATCTCCTACAGCGGCTCCTTCCTCATGACCCTGGAGACCAAGATGAACCTGATCAGGCTgggcaaggagggagagggactgcGTGTCGGAGAGCTGGGCAAGGATGG AGATCTATTGTTTCCCCTCGGAGAAGCCAGACTAATGAGCTACTGA